A genomic window from Methylorubrum extorquens includes:
- a CDS encoding capsule biosynthesis protein encodes MSSDDEVKQATRVRPSPSVQSLMDLARRSVPDLRRNAETIEPVSPGKGRGFGGALVERARRTLEWTRLPGLRPREARPPERMAKRLFRSYCLFALAPTAVVGLYVFAIASPQYIVVSQFAVRGNVEPMASAELGLHSDLIQKHNSQDSFILRDYIGSRPMVEAVDAKLGLERMFSQDGIDFWAGYGAGQPIEKLVRYWRRQVVPHIDAISGVIHLKVRAFKPEDAVAISQEVIARSETLINSISRRAQGDMIANAKKEVEQSFERLKQARIAMQEFRNRWGIIDPVKSAEAAVTTIELLRKDKIKAENDLRVLRDSKLDEKNRGIQVLVATVGALDGQIKDLQGRLTTDGIVSNSEHNLTQALLEYEGLMVEQTVAEKLNASMQMILDRARIAAAKQQIYLATFVPPLLPTYSEYPAPFYALFAALFCFTVLWSSVSLVTAAVNDNRL; translated from the coding sequence ATGAGTTCCGACGACGAGGTCAAGCAGGCGACCAGGGTCCGGCCGAGCCCGAGCGTCCAGTCGCTGATGGATCTTGCCCGGCGCTCCGTGCCGGATCTGCGGCGCAACGCCGAGACGATCGAACCGGTCTCCCCGGGCAAGGGCCGGGGCTTCGGCGGGGCGCTGGTCGAGCGGGCGCGCCGCACCCTCGAATGGACCCGGCTGCCCGGCCTGCGGCCGCGGGAGGCGCGCCCGCCCGAGCGGATGGCCAAGCGGCTGTTCCGCAGCTACTGCCTGTTCGCGCTGGCGCCGACCGCGGTGGTCGGCCTCTACGTCTTCGCGATCGCCAGCCCGCAATACATCGTCGTGTCGCAGTTCGCCGTGCGCGGCAACGTCGAGCCGATGGCCAGCGCCGAACTCGGCCTGCACAGCGACCTGATCCAGAAGCACAACAGCCAGGACAGCTTCATCCTGCGCGACTACATCGGCAGCCGGCCGATGGTGGAGGCCGTCGACGCCAAGCTCGGCCTCGAACGGATGTTCTCGCAGGACGGGATCGATTTCTGGGCCGGCTACGGCGCGGGTCAGCCGATCGAGAAGCTGGTGCGGTACTGGCGCCGGCAAGTGGTCCCGCACATCGATGCGATTTCCGGCGTGATCCACCTGAAGGTGCGCGCCTTTAAGCCCGAGGACGCGGTCGCGATCTCGCAGGAGGTGATCGCCCGCTCCGAGACCTTGATCAACAGCATCTCGCGCCGCGCCCAGGGCGACATGATCGCCAACGCGAAGAAGGAGGTCGAGCAGTCGTTCGAGCGGCTCAAGCAGGCGCGGATCGCGATGCAGGAGTTCCGCAACCGCTGGGGCATCATCGACCCGGTGAAATCGGCCGAGGCGGCCGTGACCACGATCGAACTCCTGCGCAAGGACAAGATCAAGGCGGAGAACGACCTGCGCGTGCTGCGCGACTCCAAGCTCGACGAGAAGAACCGCGGCATTCAAGTGCTCGTGGCCACCGTCGGCGCGCTGGACGGACAGATCAAGGATCTGCAGGGCCGGCTCACCACCGACGGCATCGTCTCGAATTCCGAGCACAACCTCACCCAGGCCCTGCTCGAATACGAGGGCCTGATGGTCGAGCAGACGGTGGCGGAGAAGCTCAACGCTTCGATGCAGATGATCCTCGACCGCGCCCGGATCGCGGCCGCCAAGCAGCAGATCTATCTGGCGACCTTCGTGCCGCCCCTGCTGCCGACCTATTCGGAATATCCGGCCCCCTTCTACGCCTTGTTCGCGGCCCTGTTCTGCTTCACCGTCCTGTGGAGTTCGGTCTCGCTCGTGACCGCAGCGGTCAACGACAACCGGCTCTAG
- a CDS encoding (2Fe-2S) ferredoxin domain-containing protein: MGRRQDPGGAPREDRVESARAETTKARTAKAGFSDLVLVCRKCAKRQGVDRKQLGRAVKRAFRQGAKKGAGKVRVLETGCLGPCPKRMLTLATPESLARRRVILVDPALDALGPLALTLAAVVPSPAASVAVFTAAEPSPAVPPDGAGNG, from the coding sequence GTGGGACGGCGGCAGGATCCGGGTGGGGCGCCCCGAGAAGACCGGGTCGAATCGGCCCGGGCCGAGACGACCAAGGCCAGGACGGCCAAGGCGGGCTTCTCGGACCTCGTGCTGGTGTGCCGCAAATGCGCCAAGCGCCAGGGCGTGGACCGCAAGCAGCTCGGCCGTGCCGTCAAACGGGCGTTCAGGCAAGGCGCGAAAAAGGGCGCCGGCAAGGTCCGGGTGCTGGAAACGGGCTGTCTCGGGCCCTGCCCCAAGCGGATGCTGACGCTGGCCACGCCGGAATCCCTGGCGCGCCGCCGTGTCATCCTCGTCGATCCGGCCCTCGATGCCCTCGGTCCCTTAGCCCTCACCCTCGCCGCCGTGGTGCCGTCGCCGGCCGCATCCGTCGCGGTGTTCACAGCGGCCGAGCCGAGCCCGGCCGTTCCGCCCGATGGAGCCGGCAATGGCTGA
- a CDS encoding lysylphosphatidylglycerol synthase domain-containing protein, protein MAEAPAGRRDGRDDPSSDRPAEVPLPGRLLRGLLRRLPLVGTLVGLGLGVWLVATNDLAAIGTAFGRIGPAGLAAIVGVRAVIVLLCGLAWARLLRGIPPSGRHIHPAKAAEPPIETGAFVILRFVREGVNVLLPVASVGGEVVGGRLLTFWGVAGSLAAASLLADMLIQVATQVAFTGFGAGLLWRLPGEAAAVLAWWTTQAAVVAVAAVAAFFALQTLGVARGLERRLAALGRRFLRSAAPEGAKPEAGAAGILSVQEALDAVWARGRRGRIAQSVALHAVAWGLGAAEIWIVLACIGVEVSLTEVLVLESLSQAIKSAAFAVPSGLGVQEGGFVVVGALFGLDAGTAIALSLAKRVPDVALGLPSLIVWQTLEAKRAQVLPPR, encoded by the coding sequence ATGGCTGAGGCACCCGCCGGCCGTAGGGACGGGCGCGACGATCCCTCCTCGGACCGGCCCGCCGAAGTGCCGCTACCGGGGCGTCTCCTGCGCGGGCTGCTGCGCCGGCTGCCGCTCGTCGGCACCCTGGTCGGGCTCGGGCTGGGCGTCTGGCTCGTCGCCACCAACGACCTTGCGGCGATCGGTACGGCCTTCGGGCGGATCGGTCCGGCGGGACTGGCGGCCATCGTGGGGGTGCGGGCCGTCATCGTGTTGCTGTGCGGGCTCGCCTGGGCGCGGCTGCTGCGCGGCATCCCGCCCTCGGGACGTCACATCCATCCCGCGAAGGCCGCCGAGCCCCCGATCGAGACCGGCGCCTTCGTGATCCTGCGCTTCGTGCGAGAGGGCGTGAACGTGCTCCTGCCGGTCGCCTCGGTGGGCGGCGAGGTGGTGGGCGGGCGCCTGCTGACCTTCTGGGGCGTCGCGGGCAGCCTCGCGGCCGCCTCGCTGCTGGCCGACATGCTGATCCAGGTCGCGACGCAGGTGGCCTTCACCGGGTTCGGTGCCGGGCTGCTCTGGCGGCTGCCGGGGGAGGCCGCTGCCGTGCTCGCGTGGTGGACGACGCAGGCCGCGGTGGTCGCGGTCGCGGCGGTCGCGGCCTTCTTCGCCCTGCAGACGCTCGGCGTGGCGCGGGGGCTGGAGCGGCGCCTGGCCGCCCTCGGACGCCGCTTCCTGCGCTCGGCGGCCCCGGAGGGGGCAAAACCGGAGGCGGGCGCGGCGGGCATCCTCTCGGTGCAGGAGGCCCTCGATGCGGTCTGGGCGCGGGGCCGCCGCGGGCGCATCGCCCAATCCGTCGCCCTGCACGCCGTGGCCTGGGGGCTCGGCGCGGCCGAGATCTGGATCGTGCTCGCCTGCATCGGTGTCGAGGTGAGCCTGACCGAGGTGTTGGTGCTGGAATCGCTCTCGCAGGCGATCAAGTCGGCGGCCTTCGCCGTCCCGAGCGGGCTCGGTGTGCAGGAGGGCGGCTTCGTCGTGGTGGGCGCCCTGTTCGGGCTCGATGCGGGCACCGCCATCGCCCTGTCGCTCGCCAAGCGCGTGCCCGACGTGGCGCTGGGCCTGCCCTCGCTGATCGTCTGGCAGACGCTGGAAGCGAAGCGGGCGCAGGTGTTGCCACCGCGCTGA
- a CDS encoding biliverdin-producing heme oxygenase, whose translation MSDSLHARLREATQVAHEALERDLDWEARVATLPGYRDLLVRLRGFHAAYEPAIAAALADAAFFDPRRRLAGLDADLHALDGAALGTQPMPAAPRLDGAGAALGALYVLEGSTLGGAVIGRHVARLHGEGVPLAYYAGRGRATGPLWREFRERLDGVPEAEAATAFAAGIATFEAMRGWLTTSEG comes from the coding sequence GTGAGCGACAGCCTGCACGCCCGCCTGCGGGAGGCCACGCAAGTGGCGCACGAGGCGCTGGAGCGCGACCTCGATTGGGAGGCGCGCGTGGCGACGCTGCCCGGCTACCGCGACCTGCTGGTCCGCCTGCGCGGCTTCCACGCCGCCTACGAGCCGGCGATTGCGGCCGCGCTCGCGGACGCAGCCTTCTTCGATCCGCGCCGACGGCTTGCGGGTCTCGATGCGGATCTGCACGCCCTCGACGGGGCGGCGCTCGGCACTCAGCCCATGCCCGCCGCGCCCCGCCTCGACGGGGCGGGCGCGGCGCTGGGCGCGCTCTACGTGCTGGAGGGCTCGACGCTGGGCGGCGCCGTCATCGGCCGCCACGTCGCCCGCCTGCACGGGGAGGGCGTGCCGCTGGCCTATTATGCCGGCCGCGGTCGCGCGACCGGACCGCTTTGGCGGGAGTTCCGCGAGCGTCTGGACGGTGTGCCGGAGGCAGAGGCCGCCACCGCCTTCGCCGCCGGCATCGCGACGTTCGAGGCGATGCGCGGGTGGCTGACGACGAGCGAGGGCTGA